A genomic segment from Pseudomonadota bacterium encodes:
- a CDS encoding integron integrase — MGDKRKEVKEFWQIYKDIVIKTGVPVEKAVWYVRWAEKFAKSIKGKPLRMRNRQDVEIFLADLGENGSPWQVEQAKAALGILYSDFLKIDLEKESPEPETFRDAGSLVAEAKNRYIDAFEGLRNALRVRHYSLRTEQSYGSWLARFLAFHDLKSPKELGSEAIREYLNYLARVRQVSASTQNQALNAIVFFYREALGNDAGDFSDFVRARKPRRLPVVLSREEVESLLVNLDGVYHLQVGLLYGGGLRLMECLRLRVKDVDFSQGQIMIRDGKGQKDRLTVLPEKYVPLLQGHLVMVRKLFEQDSEQGIAGVYIWPSLARKYPNASKQWGWQYLFPARRLSVDPRSGEVRRHHLHESGLQRVVKKAAEKAGLVKNVGCHTMRHCFATHLLEGGYDIRTVQELMGHEDVSTTMIYTHVLNRPGIAVRSPADF, encoded by the coding sequence ATGGGAGATAAGAGAAAGGAAGTCAAGGAATTTTGGCAGATTTACAAAGATATCGTGATTAAAACAGGAGTTCCGGTTGAAAAGGCTGTCTGGTATGTTCGCTGGGCGGAAAAATTCGCGAAGTCTATAAAGGGGAAGCCGCTACGGATGCGGAATCGGCAGGATGTGGAAATATTTCTTGCCGATCTGGGGGAAAATGGCAGCCCTTGGCAGGTGGAACAGGCCAAAGCGGCGCTGGGCATTTTGTATAGTGATTTTCTGAAAATTGATCTGGAAAAAGAGTCTCCTGAACCGGAGACCTTTCGTGATGCCGGTTCCCTGGTAGCCGAGGCAAAAAATCGCTATATTGATGCCTTTGAAGGACTCAGAAATGCTTTGCGTGTCCGGCATTATTCTCTGCGTACAGAGCAGTCCTATGGAAGCTGGCTGGCCCGGTTTCTTGCTTTTCATGATCTAAAGTCACCGAAGGAGCTTGGCAGTGAGGCAATCAGAGAATATCTTAATTACCTGGCCCGGGTGCGCCAAGTGTCAGCAAGTACCCAGAATCAGGCTTTAAACGCTATCGTTTTTTTCTACCGGGAAGCGTTGGGTAATGATGCTGGAGATTTCAGTGATTTTGTCCGGGCCAGAAAGCCACGGCGTCTGCCGGTGGTCCTGTCCCGGGAGGAAGTGGAAAGCTTGCTGGTCAACCTGGACGGTGTGTACCATCTGCAGGTCGGTTTGTTGTATGGGGGTGGCCTGCGTTTGATGGAATGCCTGCGCCTGCGGGTGAAGGATGTTGATTTCAGCCAGGGGCAGATCATGATTCGGGATGGCAAGGGCCAGAAAGACAGGCTGACGGTCCTGCCGGAGAAATACGTGCCCTTGCTGCAGGGACATCTGGTCATGGTTCGCAAACTGTTCGAGCAGGACAGTGAACAGGGAATTGCCGGTGTCTATATCTGGCCTTCCCTGGCGCGCAAATATCCGAACGCGTCCAAACAGTGGGGTTGGCAGTACCTGTTTCCAGCCAGGCGTTTGTCGGTTGATCCGCGCAGCGGCGAGGTCCGCCGGCATCATCTGCACGAAAGCGGCTTGCAGCGGGTGGTTAAGAAGGCGGCGGAGAAGGCCGGACTGGTGAAAAATGTCGGCTGCCATACCATGCGCCATTGTTTTGCCACCCATCTGCTGGAAGGCGGTTATGATATCCGTACGGTGCAGGAACTCATGGGGCATGAAGATGTTTCGACGACCATGATTTATACCCATGTCTTGAATCGGCCGGGGATTGCGGTTCGCAGTCCGGCTGATTTTTAA
- a CDS encoding class I SAM-dependent methyltransferase: protein MPKTEPFEQHADLYDAWFDHHQDIYEVELKAIGRFIHDGQGQGLEVGVGSGKFALPLGIKTGVDPAAVMLKKAAAAGIKVFRGVAELLPFADQSFDFVLMVTTICFVDDLVQSFREAFRVLKNSGFIVVAFVDKNSNLGRQYQQRKENSKFYREAEFFSPPEVLTALETAGFRKFEVVQTLLDSETTAEIENGYGKGAFVVIKGMK, encoded by the coding sequence ATGCCGAAAACAGAACCATTTGAACAGCACGCGGATCTCTATGATGCCTGGTTTGATCATCATCAGGATATCTATGAGGTTGAACTCAAGGCCATCGGGCGATTTATCCATGACGGGCAGGGCCAGGGGCTGGAAGTGGGTGTTGGTTCGGGGAAATTTGCCCTGCCCCTGGGGATTAAAACCGGGGTTGATCCTGCTGCCGTGATGCTGAAAAAGGCTGCCGCCGCCGGCATCAAGGTCTTTCGCGGGGTGGCCGAATTGCTGCCCTTTGCCGATCAATCCTTCGATTTTGTCCTGATGGTGACCACCATTTGTTTTGTTGACGATCTGGTGCAGTCATTCAGGGAAGCGTTCAGGGTTCTTAAGAACTCTGGATTTATTGTGGTCGCCTTTGTGGATAAGAACAGTAATCTTGGCCGGCAATATCAGCAACGGAAAGAAAACAGCAAATTCTACCGGGAGGCGGAATTTTTCTCACCTCCCGAGGTTCTCACAGCTTTGGAAACGGCTGGCTTCCGAAAATTTGAAGTGGTCCAGACACTTTTAGACTCTGAGACAACGGCCGAGATTGAAAATGGTTATGGCAAAGGGGCCTTTGTGGTGATAAAAGGGATGAAGTAA
- a CDS encoding DsrE family protein, whose amino-acid sequence MDHLYILWTNDQLETAEKMVFMYGKNSLLRGWWDQVTIIIWGATTKLASKNEQIQAGLKDLRGAGVELLACRACADQLGVTEVLETLGVKVVYTGELMTRLLKDNEKLLTV is encoded by the coding sequence ATGGATCATCTGTATATTCTCTGGACCAATGATCAGCTGGAAACCGCAGAGAAAATGGTGTTTATGTACGGGAAAAACTCTCTGCTGCGTGGCTGGTGGGACCAGGTGACCATCATTATCTGGGGCGCGACGACAAAGCTGGCGAGTAAAAATGAACAGATTCAGGCCGGTCTTAAAGATCTGCGGGGGGCCGGGGTTGAACTGCTGGCCTGCAGGGCCTGTGCTGATCAGTTGGGGGTAACCGAGGTCTTGGAAACGCTTGGGGTCAAGGTTGTTTATACCGGGGAGCTTATGACTCGACTGCTGAAGGATAATGAAAAACTGCTTACCGTGTAG
- a CDS encoding amino acid-binding protein has translation MKLKQISIFLENSPGRLYEATRALGDAGINLRALTLAEASDYGVLRLLVSDVPKARRVMMEKHFPARVDEVVAVEINDKAGSLADVLKPLKDANISVQYMYAFAGFVSNSAVMIFRFSETDKAIDILQQNGMKLLDSKAFGILESAE, from the coding sequence ATGAAACTGAAACAGATTTCAATCTTTCTGGAGAATTCACCGGGTCGTCTCTATGAAGCAACCAGGGCGCTGGGTGACGCGGGGATTAATTTGCGGGCTTTGACGCTGGCGGAAGCGTCCGATTACGGGGTCTTAAGATTGCTGGTTTCCGATGTTCCCAAGGCCAGGCGGGTGATGATGGAAAAACATTTTCCCGCCCGGGTGGATGAAGTGGTGGCAGTGGAGATCAACGATAAGGCCGGCAGCCTGGCGGATGTTTTGAAACCGTTGAAGGATGCCAATATCAGTGTCCAGTACATGTATGCTTTTGCTGGTTTTGTCAGCAATTCGGCGGTGATGATTTTCCGTTTCAGTGAGACGGATAAAGCTATCGATATTCTGCAGCAAAACGGAATGAAGTTGTTGGACTCCAAAGCTTTTGGAATCCTTGAAAGTGCTGAATAA
- a CDS encoding 2-dehydropantoate 2-reductase: MTSKTKMSFKKFAVIGAGPVGCIVAAFLAKGGYDVTLCDIVPELVAPAADSGIVIEGVENFQQQVSRGITNIDDLAEDPPDVIIITVKATVLHLIASSIQGFYRQGMYVVSWQNGIDTELVLAESLEKKAILRAVVNYGCGLVKPGQVHMAFHHPPHLLQELDPASKPAAKAIAAALSKGGLAAERTENIIDMVWRKSIMNACMNPVCAVTGMTMAEAMRDPIVFQLVDELAKEAIKVARANEISLGWEYYPYAINYMSNAGDHKPSMLMDIENKRRTEVDFINGKIVEYGQRVGMETPYNLMIRGLVKALESR, translated from the coding sequence ATGACCAGTAAAACGAAAATGAGCTTTAAAAAATTTGCCGTGATTGGTGCCGGGCCGGTGGGCTGTATTGTTGCTGCTTTCCTGGCTAAAGGAGGCTATGATGTCACCTTGTGTGATATCGTGCCGGAGCTGGTGGCGCCAGCGGCTGATTCCGGAATTGTTATTGAAGGGGTGGAAAATTTTCAGCAGCAGGTTAGCCGCGGTATTACCAATATTGATGATCTGGCGGAAGATCCCCCTGATGTTATTATCATTACGGTCAAGGCAACGGTTCTTCACCTGATTGCCTCGTCCATCCAGGGGTTTTATCGTCAGGGCATGTATGTGGTGAGTTGGCAGAACGGCATCGATACCGAGCTGGTCCTGGCTGAAAGCCTGGAAAAGAAAGCAATCCTCCGGGCAGTGGTTAACTATGGCTGTGGCCTGGTGAAGCCCGGCCAGGTTCATATGGCTTTTCACCATCCACCTCATCTTTTGCAGGAACTTGATCCGGCCAGCAAACCGGCGGCTAAAGCCATTGCCGCGGCCCTGTCCAAAGGTGGCCTGGCCGCCGAACGGACGGAGAACATTATTGATATGGTCTGGCGGAAGTCAATTATGAATGCCTGTATGAATCCCGTCTGCGCGGTGACCGGGATGACCATGGCCGAGGCCATGCGCGACCCGATTGTCTTTCAGCTGGTTGACGAGTTAGCTAAGGAAGCGATCAAGGTGGCCCGGGCCAATGAAATTTCCCTGGGCTGGGAATACTACCCTTATGCGATCAATTATATGAGCAATGCCGGCGACCATAAACCGTCCATGTTGATGGATATTGAGAATAAACGTCGGACTGAGGTGGATTTTATCAACGGTAAAATCGTTGAATATGGTCAGCGGGTGGGGATGGAAACCCCGTATAACCTGATGATCCGCGGGCTGGTGAAGGCGCTGGAGTCAAGGTGA